The Hevea brasiliensis isolate MT/VB/25A 57/8 chromosome 1, ASM3005281v1, whole genome shotgun sequence DNA segment GAATCCCCTAGCCTAGCAATTTATACAAAATTAAGCAAAAGCCAAGCCATCCACAGAAAATTCTTGCCATGAAGTACAAACATATACATATCCATGATGTGTCCAATTTTGTTTACGCCCATTTTTTCTtaattatgttttgtttttcataGGAtacaaattaaagaaaaattttaagtaaagatttgtctaattaatttgatTCAAATATAATTTCATAGGGTACAAAAATCAAACATATAGATAAAGATTTTGTATAAATTTCCTTTTACAAGGTCAACAAATTATAAGTGCCAAAAAGTACCCATCTCTTTTGAGCCTTCATTGCTCCTGCAATTGGTGTGCTCTTAAATATTATGCTTCGAAACATAAGCAAGTACAACTGCATGTGTTGGGGGATCAGAGTGTGAGCAAtgtcttataattatttaatgtcctattgattttttttttaatctataaaaAATTAACATATGAGAGTACTAAAAATTTGATCtagaatatattaaaaattttataattatttaattatttattaaaaaataacttcAAAATCTTTTAATGAGATTATTACATTTAACAATTACTTATAATTAGTGAATGagtatttttatcaatttttattagGCTATAATAAAATGACATAATACATTTCATTTCAAGACAAAGTTTCACATATAAAATGTTCAcacaattatattttattaaaaatatatatttatttattactaatgagttaatattttataaataaaatatatcttaaaatattttataaatataagaaGATGCAAATTTTCGTCCCTTGACTAAAAATTCTGGTTTCGCCACTGCATCAGAGAAAGAGAGAGACGTACACAAGACGAGAAGACTTCTATTTTCTGAAAATGTTGAAAAAACCATAATACCACATTATCAATCTGTGGaaacaaaagaaaatgaaaaaggggataaatagtaaaagaaaattaCAGCCCTCCAAAAGGACAGCAAACTTCTCATCATATTGGAAACTGCATATACGTTATTGGGTTAAGAAAtccacaataataataataacagcaACTTGTAAAATAGTGaacaaattattaataataagatTATCTGAtaagaaatgaaattttttttttttaataaaaaagttaAGATATCCCATCTCAGGATTCGGAAGAGCCGACGGACTACTGGGATTTACTGTGTGGCTTTAATCCTGATCACCTTGTTCTTCCCTTAACGAGGAACAACAAAAGTATTCGGATCTTCATCATTTATCCATCCATATTTCTCCATGAATGGGTTAGCTAATGTCTTAGGAGGGTAGTCATCAATGCAATCCCTCCAGACATTACCATCTCCCAAGTCTCTCATCACCTCCCACAAACAGCTATTGCATTTAAAGCCAGCACCAAAACTCAACATCAAAATTCTATCTCCTTTATTTAACCTCTTCTTGGCTTCCATGTACCCCAGCACATACCAAAGACTGCTAGCTGATGTGTTCCCAAACCTATGTAGAGTCATTCTTGCTGGTTCCAAATCATACTCAGATAGATCAAGATTCACTCCAATTCCATCTATTACAGCTTTCCCACCAGTGTGGATGCAGAAGTGATCAACTCCAGTCTTGAAGTTGATCAATGCTCTATTAGTAgtccctcctcctcctcctttgcTGCCGGAACTCTGACTCCATTTTTTGAAGAAGGAAACTATCATGAATCTGACTAATTCTCTTATGGGCAAGATCCTAGGGGATATTTCCCTAAGGTTGTCCACCAAAGCTCTTGTAGCTGCCATTGGGAGAGTCTTGTCTAGGTGAAACCCAACGTGACCTCGATCGTCCTCTTTTTGGACGCAACAATAATAAGATTCATCTCTAGCCCCGTGGTGCGTCCTCAATAGACACTTCAGTTTGAACATGGTTCGGTGCTTTAATGCCCTTTTGTTGGTCAAAAGAATTGCACTCCCACCAACACGGAACAAACAATTTGCAAGAATCATCGATCTTTCATTCCCAGAGTACCAATTGGCACTCAAAGACTCTGAGGTGATGACAAGCGCATATAAATTCTTTTGAgttttgaaaatattttgaacAATGTCGATAGATATAACGCTGGCACTACAACCCATTCCAGTGATGTTATATACCTTAATATCATCCCTCAATTTGTAGTGATTTATGATTCTAGCTGATACTGACGGCATCCCAGCAAGCATCGACACATTAACCACAAGAACATCGATTTCTTGAGGAGAGACGCCAGACCTGGTCAACACCTTTTCAATGCTATCTTTAAAGAACTCTTCCATCTCCAAGATTCCATCTTCATAGGTAGGGTTTTCTTCTCGGCCGTCGAACACCATCCTCGGACCGTAGGTATGTTCTCCAATACCGGAGTTCACAATGGCTTTCAGGAGAAACTTGTACTCATGGAGACCAAGATGCCTGTTCCTCTTAATCACCTCCCCACAAAACTCAGTGTCAAGTTTTCTATCATCGCTTGGTTTGTAGCACTCATAGTCTAGTATGTAACATTCTTGGTCTCTTTTGGCATCGACCCACCTCCACAGCAAGAATAGGGGATACAAGATCAAGAATGCATACACTGGCACGAGCACATCcattagaaaaagaaagaaagaaagaagaaaatagcTATAGGAGAAATAGAAAGGAGAAAGAGAGACAAAGGCGAAATTGTGTGTTTATGTTTGTGTAGGAGTACAACTTAGATAGGAATCAAGTCATCAAAATGAAAGATTTATAGGGGGGTGGGGTGGGCGGGGGAGGGCGGGGTGTTGGGGCTTGTGTGGTATGGGACAGTGAGTTGTATAATGTACGTGTGAATATGCTCAAGAAATATTTCCATCGCTCAACTCCCACCAAACTGATTTGTGTGTAACTTTTCGTACCAGTCTTTATTAACAATTGGAAAAGAGATGGAATAAGCTCAAATGGTGAAATAAGTTTGAAATCAAATTTTAGATTAAATAAGTACATAATTTTCTAATTAAggctaaatatattattttttaaaataattaaaatattattttttaattttaaaatattaaaaataataattttaatattaaataatttttaatttttgttttaattaaaaataatacattatttttaatatttaaaaattatttgactttaattaaaatatatataaatttttttaattaaaacttaattttagacctCGACTCAAAGTAAAGAGACTAATTTAATATTTTGCCATTAAAAATTAAACTTAGGCATGTGAGACATAAAGCAAAAGAAAcaatatttcttttttttcctcAATGCTTTTCTGCCTCCTTCTTTCTACGCACCCAAACCCAATTAAAGTCTATCAAAATTATTAATTAGCTTATGCATTTTTTTCGTTTATCTACAGTTTTGGTCAGCTGGAGCTTCTCCCTTCTTCGTATCAAATTTTCACTATGCGCTTAAATGGCATTATGGTTCACAGTTAGCAGCTTACCCAATGTATGTTACGCACATTTAAGAGAGACACAAGGTGGTAGATAGAAAGGGAAGATTCACGATATGTATAATCAGGAATTGCAAGTAATGTGATCAAATGGCCTTAAGTCAGAAGCTTATCCTTGAACAAGACAAGATCTCAATCCAAAAAGGAACCTAAAGATGGCTCCAACTTGCAAGAATGTGTATACATATATTTAATGTTTTCCAAGAATTTTTCTTGCCTACACCTAATCTACTATATATCTAACATATAAGATGTATGGTGGGATTCACTTATCAATTAAATACATAGGCCTCGTATATTTATATTTTGGATCCATGATGAACAAGACTTAGGCTAAAAATTACTATTTTCCAAATATTAGAAAGtcaatttcaatgttaaacaaacTTAGCTTATTTAATTAACAAGCTCTACAtacccctctctctttctctctctctctctctctctctctctcaatactTATACTTGCTTTAAACTTGCTAGATATATGTCATACACATCTAATTATGTTCAATATATATGTGCGTGTCTATTAAAAGTTAAAGGACTAAATATAAGGAAGACATGAGCATTGTGAATCTAgttcttattaaaaaaaaatagaggggAAGGTTGATTGGATAGAGTTTTGGAACCAAAATGCAACCAATTGAATTATTTAAGTTTTATCATCTAAAAGAACAAAGTAATGAATTTGGATATATAATGCATAGAATCGAAACAAGATTGATGAAATAGACGAGTACGACATATGTGTTATGTGGTCTTAAAATATCTGACAAGTAAAAGATAAGTTCTACAGAATTATGATTATGCTAATTATGTTATATGATAGCAAATGTTAGAAatctaaaacacaatatatttacGAGATGAGTGTGATAGATATACAAATATTAAGATTAATGTTTGATATAAATAGTACTCATTGAAGATAAAATAAGAGAGTGTCCATTAAAATAATTTGATCATGTcaaacattaaaaataaaattgttagaGAAATTTTTAGGTTGGACTTGGCAACTTGGGTTCTTATTAGCTTGACTTTGTTTGATCAATTAATATGGCGTAATTGTTAGGTGAAGTTTTGCCTGTGGGCGTGTATGCTTGACTTGCTCAAAAcgtacataataataataataataataaggttaTAGACGTAGAATTGGCTTATTGTACGTAGTCACTAGTCAAGATTGGGCCCAAACCATCGAGTTTCGGTTAAGCTTTTGTGATTGTAAGTGTCAAGGAAAGATACACATCTCTCCGATCTTGTCCCCTCGGAAATGCTGGAagtcaatatattttttttattaaattttaattaaaattcaaacaCTTAATCTtctcattttaaaaataattttaatattattaaattaaaatttattgtttagaaagttattaatttttttagatgCTTacagttaaaaataatttaaaatcaatttatgAATATTAAAATTAAGTAGTTCTCTGGTGATTAAAATTTGTaatgttttattaattaattttaatttaatagtatcacaattattttaaaattataaaattttatattttatctaaCCTGACTTGATTCAGCAATTAAAGGCATACAACTCACTTGGTGAACTCAGGTTCGAATCCTAACTCACTTGGTGAACTCGGGTTCGAATTCTTAATCTCTTAATTCTCTACTTAATAATAAAAACAATAAAAGTACTTGTAAAGAATGAGTATCAATTTAGTAATATTGGAGTCGTCCAaaattgtgagattttaaatttGAGTTTCCATGATACTTAACTGTATAGGAAAAATTGTAATGAGGACTTTGAATTTGAATCACTGGACATTTTGGAGTGCTAAGAGGCAAATGGGCCATAGCCATAGATGTATCGTTCCCTACATATGGTTCATTTGTCTTCTAATTAATGAATCAACTTATGTATCACTCATGAGAATTAAATAAGGAGACCAATTATTAGTTGAAACAATTAACAGTGTACATTTCGCCTCCAAAGAAGAGCTAATTAAATAGGGTGAACATGGATTGGTTAAAACTGATTAATCGAATTTAACTGTTTGAATTTGGTTTTCCAATTTGACTTTTAATAATTCAATTCAGTTTCagttatagatttttttttaaactgtGATTATTTAGTTTGGTTCTGTTATTTTAGTGAAAAACTATACTAatcaaaccgaatcgattttAACAAATACTGAAAGTGTTGTCGTTTTTTGTTGGGGTTTTTATATAACATATTCAACGTTAACCTAATCTAAGAGAGTTTCCAGCAATCacaacccttcttcttcttcttctttttcttcttcttctcatcGTTAAATCCGAAACATAAGACTAAAAGTCTTCTTGCTGATTTGATGATTTCCTTCTTCTCGTCGTTCTTCCATTCCCATCGTTACCCATTTGAAGGCTTCCTATAAATGACTATGAACTGCCTTATTTTCTTACCCATGGTGGCCTATGAACCAAGTGAGGAAGGGCAATGCTGAGAGGGACCATCGCTGTTTGTTTCGTCCTTCGCTCTATCCCTTGCAATACCTCATTGCCTCATGTAACGAACATAATGAACCTATTGTTGTTGTGCCAGCTGCCTCACCACATCGCTCACTATGCCACAGTTCTCCACCCTATAAACTCCATTTTGTTCTAAGTTTTGTTCTattttgaaattattaatttCAAGGATCTATTTTGATTGATTGTTGATTATTGGAATTGATAGAGAAAAAATGGAAGTGTTTGTTgttgatattttatatttatctTTTGATTGTATGATGTGTTTATCTTGATTTTATCCCTATATTTTGTTTGGATGAAATGGAAGAGTGTCTGATGTTTGTTTTTAAATCAGAATTGAAGAACTAAATTCAACCAATACATTTCGGTTTGGTTCTTATATTTGATTCATTTCGTCATAAAATGCAGTTTAGTTTTTCGTTTTCGATTTGATTCAAAACCAAACCGATGGATTGCACACCCCTAAATCAACTAATTTAAGATGTATAATGAGTAAGAATAGTTTGAAAATGCCATTCCTTTGTGAGGATTAACATCCATTGGTAAGGGATCTATTTCATCGCCCAACAACATTAACGGGAAACTAACTTGTCAATATACGAATTTCTATATTGCATTTACTTCCATCTAATCCCAAAGATAAGAACCAAACTTAGAAAATTTTCTAACTTGTCAACAAACTTCAATCTAATCCCAAAGATAAGAACCAAACTTAGAAAATTTTCGAAATTCAAAAAGACAGATTCTTTACTCTGCAATCACGGTCAATTTTCAGCAACTTCTCTTGTGATTCTATCTCTAACTTCTTTAGGAAAGTTGTAACCCTACTTCTTAGCTTttcaacgggtactcatttgcccaaatcggaggtttacagcccaagttatgagtCAAAAACCGAAACTAGTTCTGATAGAGTATCCAGCCCATAATGaagacttcattgccatttttgacaattaaaatggccttgtCTCGCTTCCAGCCCTTCACAAcaattgtagaggtggctcttaaggttcaattgggcctgggtttgcttcatttggacctccAGAGCTccatatataaaataaatctCAAGACTAGTTGTAACACATCAAGCGTGGGCTTttgtaatagatccatagctcattttgacaaccttggagactaatttgggctttggtccctctttgccatttgtagtgctctgacttagcttttcaatgaattaaacatcattggatttggagacccacaactttagaaacacttgaaaaatacagcaaatgtcaaatgctgaaaatttctccatttaatacaattattccaacaactatctaaaaatatgcctaattgataattatactttaatcaactgaattaggcataaaaatacactagaaatattaaatatgatgggagtaaaattaataaataatacacTTATCACTCTCCCCTCTTACACTATTTTTAAACTAAACCTGAAAATTGCAATACTTTAAAAAATTGTAACTGTAATTTAAAAATGCAAAAGTCTATTTTGACCCTTAAAATATGGCCAATAGTCATATATATCCTTAAAGTATTTCAGAGTCCAAAGAAAcccttcaaattttaaaaagatCAAACAAGCccttcaaatattaaaaatagatcaaataagtCTTTTTACCATTTTATGGACAAATAAGctatttaacttttaaaaatagattaaaagaaaTGAACTATAATTTGCCTCTAATATAAATCCAACCAAGGCCGTGAATGAAAATCTTTTAGTACACGTAATCTCATCaagaattttgcttatgtaatttgcaaCATCTTGGTGAAAATCATGTATCTTGGAGCAGATTGATAGTTTGTTATTTATAGAATGATTCAAAAAGCTTATCTACAAAATTTTCTTGAACTCATAAAGAAATTTCTTGAATCATTTGACAAAGAACAACTTATTAATTTACTCTATAATACAAAGAGATACTTACTGTATGTTGCAAATTAGATATGTGGAATTATTGATGAGGACCCTATGGACTAGAAAATCTTTGTGCATGACCTTGGTTAGATTTATATTAGAGGCAAAGTATAGTTCAatctttttttatctatttttaaaggACTTATTTGTTCCAAAATAGTAAAAGGgctaatttgataaatttttaatatttgaaggACTTGTTTGATCTTTTTTGAAACTTAAAGGGTTTATTTAGACCCCGAAATACTTTGAGGACTTATGTGACTATTTAGCATAACTTTAAGGGTCTAAATAGGCCTTTTGTCAAGAAAAAAAATCCATAGAAGAAAAAAccacaaattaaaaagccaacgaAAATatcattaaacaatttaatttattcCTAGTGGTTCTAATTTGAATAAACCTTGAACCTCAACTAGCTTTTCACAATGAAAAATTTCCAAGTTTAGTGATATCAACAAGTTTGGTAGATTCATAATCCTTTCTAAtgatattgtcacgacccaacctataggccggactggcactaggacctgggccagcctaaagcccctgaggcccgtagtaagcctaactattccttaacccaactctaaggcccatttgggcccaatttcaagaattcatccggacagagtccggccatcaaatggaccttt contains these protein-coding regions:
- the LOC131178354 gene encoding 3-ketoacyl-CoA synthase 3-like → MDVLVPVYAFLILYPLFLLWRWVDAKRDQECYILDYECYKPSDDRKLDTEFCGEVIKRNRHLGLHEYKFLLKAIVNSGIGEHTYGPRMVFDGREENPTYEDGILEMEEFFKDSIEKVLTRSGVSPQEIDVLVVNVSMLAGMPSVSARIINHYKLRDDIKVYNITGMGCSASVISIDIVQNIFKTQKNLYALVITSESLSANWYSGNERSMILANCLFRVGGSAILLTNKRALKHRTMFKLKCLLRTHHGARDESYYCCVQKEDDRGHVGFHLDKTLPMAATRALVDNLREISPRILPIRELVRFMIVSFFKKWSQSSGSKGGGGGTTNRALINFKTGVDHFCIHTGGKAVIDGIGVNLDLSEYDLEPARMTLHRFGNTSASSLWYVLGYMEAKKRLNKGDRILMLSFGAGFKCNSCLWEVMRDLGDGNVWRDCIDDYPPKTLANPFMEKYGWINDEDPNTFVVPR